A segment of the Verrucomicrobiia bacterium genome:
AAAGACATCGTCCTCAGCGTCAATCACATGCTGGAATCCATGGGCGCGCCGTCCATGGCCGACCGGGACGTCGAGCGCTGCGTGGGCTTCGGGCTGCGCGAGCTGGTGCGCCGCACCTTGAAGACCGACGATTCCAAGGCCCTCGAAAGAGGCGCGAAAATTTTTCGCGCCCATTACGAGGAACACATGATGGACCACACGCGCCTGTATCCGGGCGCGAAAGACGTCCTCGAATTTTTCAAAGGCCGCAGGCAGGCTGTCCTCACGAACAAGCCCAATCCTTTTTCCGAAAACATGCTGGCGCAGCTTGGGACCGCGTCTTATTTTTGCGCGGTTCTGACAGGCGATCCGGGAAAGCCCAAGAAGCCCGATCCCACGGCCTTTCTGGAACTGCTCGACAGGGAAAGGGTTCCGCCGTCCGCGGCGCTTTTTGTCGGGGACAGCGGCATCGACTTCGAAACCGGCCGCCGGGCCGGCGTGGAAACCGTGATTATCACGCATGGATTTGTGCCGGAAAATGAGTTAAAATCCCTCACTCCCGACCACCTCGTCCAAAGCTTCGAAGCGCTGCTCGATCTGGCCCGGAAAAAAAGCTGGTAAAGGAACTCTTACATCTATGGAAACAATCGAATCCGCTGAAATCAAAACGCCCGCCGGCCTGAACCCGTGCATTCAGGAAGGCGATCTCGTCCTGCTGTGGTTCGAAAGAAAAGAAGTCAGCTACATGGTGGAAGTGCAGCGCGGCAAGCGCGTGAGCGTCCACGTCGGGAAGCCGCTGCTCGCCGACGACTGGATCGGCCGCGAGTTCGGCAGCAAAGTCGCCTGCGATCATGGCGAAGGCTATCTTCTCCGGCCTACGATGATGGACCTCATGATGAAGGCTTCGCGCGAAAGCGGCATCATTTACCCGAAGGACGCAGCGTATCTCATGCTGCGTGCCGGCATCAAGAGCGGAAGCAAGGTCCTGGAAATCGGCACGGGCTCCGGCTCGCTGACCATGGCACTCGCGCAGCAGGTGGCGCCGAACGGGAGCGTCTGGAGCTACGACCGGCGCACCGACCTTCCCAAGAATGCGTACAAGAACGTGATGCGCGCGGGCCTTTCGGCGAACGTGGTGTTCTGCCAGCGCGAAGCGGCCGAGCCTTTCTCCGAAACCGGTTTCGACGTCGTCACGCTCGACATCCCGCAGCCGTGGGATGAAGTCGCGGTCGTGAAAGCCGCCCTCAAAAACGGGGGGCATGTGGTCAGCCTGAACCCGACCTTCAACCAGGTGGAAAAAATGGCCGAAGCCCTGCGCAGGGAAGGCTTTCTGTGGGTCGATTGCGTGGAGCTCCTTGAGCGTCCCATCCTGGCCCGGGAGGGGAAAACCCGGCCGGTCCAGAGGATGGTCTCCCACACCGAGTTCCTTGTTTTCGGCATCAAAGCGGGCTGATCAGGGATAGTCTCCTGTTGCTTTTCCCAGGGGCCTTTGATAGACTTTCGTCGTCTCGAAAGATCAAGGCATTATATTTTCACGCCTCACGCATCACAAAAGGAGATCGATCATGAAGAAAGTTTTTCAATTGAGTTTCGTCGCGGTGCTTCTCGGCTTGGGTGCTTTTTCCTCCGGCTGCGCCTCGAAGTCGAGCACGAACCGCCAGATCAACGCTCTCCAGGCCCAGATCGGCGTGTTGACCGATGAAGTGGTCCGCCTGGACGAACAGCTCCAGACGAGCCGCGGCATGGCGCAGGAATCGGCAAATGGGGGCGGTGAAGGCGCCGTTGGCGGCACTTATCGCACGCCTTCCGGTTTCGAGCTTCCTTCGCTCAAAATCCAGCAGGCCCTCAAAGGCGCCGGCTATTACCAGGGCACGGTCGACGGTAAGATCGGGCCGGGCACGCGCAAAGCCATCAAGGCCTTCCAGAAAGACAATGGTCTCACGGCGGACGGTGTTGTCGGCCGCACGACCTGGAACAAGCTGAAGGTCTACGCCAGCGACGTAAAGTAATTTCGGTTCTTAAAAAATCCGTCCCTTCTCACGGGGGGACGGATTTTTTTTCTCCCCAAACGGCGCACAGCAGTGCTAATGCGCCGTTGTATCGTGCGTGCCGCATGTTAGACTTATCCTGCGGGACGGATAAAGAGACTCTAAGGAGCGGCCATGCAGAAAATCGACTTCGACGGCCTCCACGGCGTATCCGCCGGCAAGCATCTTTATCAATTCTACAAAAACACCGAAGACTACCTTCGCATCCTCACCGCTTACTTTGCTGCGGGGCTTGAAAAAGGCGACGCCTGCCTGTGGCTGGCTTCGGAAAAGACGGGGCTGGAAAAAGTCCGCGAGGCCGCAGAGCAGATGATTCCGAACGCGGCGCGCCACCTGGCCGCAGGGCGCCTGGAGATCCGTTCCGCCGAGAGCTGGTATCTGACGAAAGGCCGTTTCGACGAAGCCCGCGCGGCCGACAACGCGCGCGTCTATATCGCGGAGAAACGCGAAGCCGGCTTCAAGACCTTCCGCGGCGCGGGCGACATGGCCGCGATTCCTCACCAGGATTGGAACAGCGTCTGGCCTTACGAAAAAAAGATCGACGCTTTCGTCAAAGGCAATCTCATCACCGGCCTGTGCGCTTACCCCATCCTCGAATGCGCCATTTCCGACACGCGCAAAGTGCTCGAGCTGCACGACGGCGTGCTGGTCGGGAAACTTTGAGCGCTCCGCGTATTTGATGTTTCATTCGCCGCGGCGTCCCTGATACAATGCCCACCATGCTTTCCTTCTTCGCGTATCCTTTTCTATTTCTGGCCGTCTCCCTCTGGCCGTTTTCTTCGGCGCCCAAGCCGGAAATCAAAAAATCCTCGATGGTCATTCCCGCGGACCTCTCACAAATCAGCCATATCCGCATCCTGGTCGTGGAAAACGCGTCTTCGGTGAAAGTGAACACCGTGAGCCCTTATCAGGTCTGGGACGGCGAAGGCCATAAGCTTTTTTCCGGAACGAAGATTGTCGCCACGACGCTGCGTCCCGCGGCGCGCGGCATTCAGATGGGCAAGCAAATCCTTCCCGCGCACACGGTGCGCATCGAACTGACAGGCGGAGGGGAGATCTCAGTCGGCGACGGCCGGTACGCGCATGCGATTTCCGTCGTCCGGAATCCGGACGGCAAACTCGACGTCATCAACGAAGCGCCGGTCGAAGAATACCTGAAAGGCGTGCTCCCGAAAGAGGTCAGCGCCCGCTGGCCGCCCGAGACTTTGAAGGCCCAGGCCGTTGCCGCGCGGACCTACGCGCTCTTCAAGGCGATCGAAAATAAGGACGAGCCTTACGACGTGGAAGCCGACGTCAAAAGCCAGGTGTACGGCGGACGGCACTCCGAGCATCCGATCACAAACCAGGCCGTGGAAGACACGCGGGGCGAGGTGATGACCTACCAGGGCAAACTCTTTCCCGGTTTTTTCCATTCCACGTGCGGCGGACACACGACACGCGCGGATGCGGTCTGGCCCATCGAAAAGCATCCCGTCCTGATGGGCGTGGCCTGCCGGTTCTGCCAGGGATCCAAACATTACCGCTGGAGCCAGAAATTCACGACGGCCGAAATTGATGCGGCGCTCAAAAAAATGGGATTCGCGATTTCCGGTCTGATGAACGTCGCGGCCGTGGATTTCGACACCTCAGGACGCGCGGACAATTTCCTCATCAAATACCGTTTTGGCCAGCGTAAGATTTCCGCGGTGGACTTCCGCATGTTCATGGGATCGTACAAATTCAAAAGCACGATAATCAAATCGATCGAACCCGTCGAAGGCGGCTTCGTGTTTAAGGGCCGGGGCTGGGGCCACGGCGTGGGCCTGTGCCAGTATGGCTCCAAGCAGCTGGCCGACCTGGGCTATACGTATAAGCAAATCCTGGACTACTATTATCCCGGACAGGTCCTGAAGCATCTGGACCTCTGATCCGCCTCAAAAACCCGCCTAAAATAGAAATAGACCGGATTTTCGATTTCTCCTATCATAATGGGCTACTTTTGATAGTCCGGTCCCCAACCGATGCCTGCACTTATGGTGGTGCGCCCGCACCCGCGCTGGTTGCGCGGGTACGGTCCCGTCTCGGGCCAAAGAAGCCCTCGCGGGAAAGCGCAAACCTCGGATTGAAATCTTATTGTAGTTTGCGCCCGTAGCTCAATTGGATAGAGCGTCAGCCTCCGGAGCTGAAGGTTCCGCGTTCGACCCGCGGCGGGCGCGCCATTGTATATTGCTTTGCAAGAGAGCCGCGGCCTTTTGCGGATTTTTAGAGACCCAAAACTATGGAACCCACTTCAAAACCCAATTCCACCGTATCCGCCAAAGTAACGCGAATTTTCAACATCGCCCTCATGGTGGTGATTGCCGCTATCCTTTTGTCCTCCGCCGTCTGGATCAGCCGCTGGCTCGAAGAAGCGCGCATCCTGAGCAAAATCGTGGAGCGGCTTTCCGCGGATTCGCGCATCGCGGAAGTGCTCGTCACCAAAAGCGAATACGACGAGCTGGCCCAGAAGGTGGAGACCACGATCAAATTCCTGGAATACGACGCGGCCGGGAACCCGCTGCCCGCCAAGTATTTCACGTTCCGCGGCAACGTCATCCAGTTCCAGTCGCTGGTCGTCCGTTTCGAAGACAAGTGGGTGAAAAAAGGCGACAAGCTCCGGGGGCGCAGCGCGTATCTTTTTCTCAAGGCTTTTGTCCTGAACGGCCCCGAGACGCAGGAATTCGAGATCACGCCCGCGCGCGAAATTCCCGCGGGCTACAAAGTGCCGCAGGTGAATTCCGAATTCGAGAACAAGCTGTGGGAGAATTTCTGGGACTACGCTCTGAACCCGAACGCCCGCAAGGCCGAGGGCATCAAGAACGTCCAAATCGAGGCGCCCGGCTCCATCTTCGTGCCGGGCACGATTTACACGCTGCGCATCGAGCATGACGGAGGCATCCGGATCGATTCGCAGCCCCTCCCCGAGATCGTCAAAGGAGAACATCTCTAACCATGCCCGTAACCCTTGCAGAGCATTCCCCGGCAGGGGAGACGGACCGCCGCCTTTCGAGTTATGATTACGACCTTCCGCCGGAACTCATTGCCGCGCATCCTCCGGAAAAGAGGACCTCCGCGCGCCTGATGAAAATTGGGCGGGAGACGGGCGCCGTGGAGCACCGCCGCTTCGGCAATGTCGCGGATTTTTTGAAAGCCGGCGACGTGCTCGTCCTGAACGATACGAAAGTGATTCCCGCGCGGCTCCTGGGGCGGAGGCCCACGGGCGGGAAAGTCCAGGCGCTGCTTTTGAAAGAGACGGGGCCGGACCGCTGGGAAGCGCTGCTCAAGCCCTCGGGCCGCATCGCAAAAGGCCAGGTGCTCGCGTTCGAAGGAAAAGGCGTGACGCTGGAAGCGCGCGTCGATGACGAGCCCGCGGAACACGGCGTGCGCACGCTTGTTTTTCCGGATCCGGATTTCCGCAAAAAGCTCGAAATCGTCGGACACATGCCGCTGCCTCCTTATATTGAAAGAGAAGACACCGACCAGGACCGCGAAGATTATCAAACAGTTTTCGCGCGCGCGGAAGGCGCGGTGGCCGCGCCCACGGCCGGCTTGCATTTCGACAAGCCGCTCCTGGAAACGCTGCGCCAAAAAGGCGTGGAGATCGTTTTCATCACGCTGCATACCGGCTACGGCACGTTCCAGCCGGTTTACGAGGAAGACGTCACGCAGCACGAGATGTTCGAAGAGTTTTATTCGATCGACGCCGCCGCCGCGGAAAAAATCAACGCGGCCAAGCGCGAAAAGCGGCGCGTCATCGCCTGCGGCACCACGACCGTACGCGCGCTGGAATCCGCGGCGCGGGAAGGCTCGCTTCAAGCCGGGCAGGGGCTCACGCGGATTTTTATTTATCCGCCGTATGCGTTCCGGGTGATGGACGGGCTCATCACCAATTTTCATCTGCCGAAAAGCACGCTGCTCATGCTGGTGGCCTCGTTCCTCGGCCGCGAAAAAATGATGGCGGCTTATCATGAAGCGGTGCGGGAAAAATACGCCTTTTACAGTTACGGCGACGCCATGGTGATCTTATGATCGAAGAAGGCAAATTGAAACTCGCGGAACCCGGCTTTGGCTACGAGCTCGAGACCCGCAGCCCCGAAGGCCACGCGCGCGCGGGCCGGGTGCGCACGCCGCACGGAGAGTTCGAGACGCCGGTCTTCATGCCCGTCGGCACCCAGGCCACGGTCAAAGGGCTCCTTCCCCGGGACATCGAGGACACGGGCGCCCAGATCATCCTCTCGAATGCCTACCACCTTTACATACGTCCGGGAATCGATATAATCAAAAAACTCGGCGGCCTGCACCGTTTCATGGGCTGGAACCGCCCGATCCTGACCGACAGCGGCGGCTACCAGGTTTTTTCGCTGAGCCGGCTGCGCCAGATCGCCGAGGAAGGTGTCCGGTTCCATTCGCATTTCGACGGACGCGAGATTTTTCTGACGCCTGAGAGCGTCATGGAAATCCAGGAAGCGCTCGGCAGCGACATTGCCATGATCTTCGACGAATGCCCCCCGCCGACGCGCGACAAGGAACGGGTGAAGAAGGCCTGCGGCATCACGTACCGGTGGGCGCAGCGGGCGAAGAAAAGGCACCGCCTTCCGGGCCAGGCGCTTTTCGGCATCGTGCAGGGCGGGATTTTTCCGGACCTGCGCCGCGAGAGCTTGGACCAGATGCTGGAAATCGGTTTTGACGGCTATGCGCTCGGCGGCCTTTGCGTGGGCGAAAGCAAGGAAGACACGCGGCGCGTCCTGCAGGAAATCGTGCCGCGCATGCCCGAAGACAAGCCGCGGTACATGATGGGCGTGGGCACGCCGATCGATTTTCTGGAAGCCGTGGACGCGGGCGCGGACATGTTCGACTGCGTGAATCCCACGCGCTACGGGCGCAACGGCACTGCGTTTACGGCGACGGGGCTGTGTGTCGTGCGCAACGGCAAATATAATGAAGACCCGGATCCGATCGAAGAGGGCTGCGCGTGCTACGCCTGCCGCCATTTTTCGAAAGGGTATCTCCGGCATTTGTTCAACGCGGAGGAAATGCTGGGGCCCCAGCTTGTTTCCATCCACAACGTCCATTTTTTCGTCACGTTTCTGAAAAAAATACGCGAGGCCATCCTCGCCGGCACCTTCCGGTCGTTTCAGAAAAATTTTCTGAATAATTTCGACCCTGAGTGCCGATAAATAGAAGCCATAAGCCTCTGCCGAGGCCCAAATCACGGAGCAGACCATGTTTGAACAGATCGCATACGCAGCCGAGACCGCAGCCCAGCCCGCGGGACAAGCCGCAAGCCCCATCGCCCTCTTTTTCCCGTTTTTCATCGTTTTCGGCATCATGTATTTTCTCGTGTGGCGTCCGCAGCAGAAGCAGCGCAAAGACACGGACAAAATGATCGAAGAGTTGAAGAAAGGCGACAAGATCATCACCGCCGGAGGCATCCTCGGCGTGGTGACCAGCATTCAGAAAGATTACGTGGTCATGAAAGTCGGCGACAACGACAGCACCAAAATGGAAGTTCTAAAGTCCGCGGTTACCGGACTCAGGGAATAAGGGGAATCTATGGGGAAATATTATAAATGGAAGGTCCTGCTCATCATTGTCGTGTCGGCGGTGTCGATCTGGCTTGCCTACCCGCCCAGTCAGAAGATCAACCTCGGCCTTGACCTCCAGGGCGGCATGCAGCTCCTGCTGCAGGTCGAACTCGACAAAGTGCCGCAGGAGGCGCGCAAGGATGCGACCGAACGCGTCACGGAAATTATCCGCAACCGTATCGACGAGCTCGGCGTTCGCGAACCGACCATCACCAAGCAGGGCAGCCAGTACGTGGTGGTCCAGCTTCCCGGCGTCACCGACCGCGAGCGCGCAAAACAGATCGTGGGTAAAACCGCGCACCTGGAATTCAAACTGGTCGAAGATGATCCGGACCTGAACAAGAAGGCCGACGAGGGCAATGTCCCGCAAGGCTATGAACTGCGGGAAGTCCAGGAAAACAACGGCGGCTCCAGCAACCTTCTCCTGAAATCCGACGCCTTGCTCACCGGCGATCATCTGACTAACGCCTGGGTGGGCTTCGGCCAGCTCGGCGAGGCAAACGTCCAGATCCAGTTCGACAAAGCAGGCGCGAAGCAATTCGACCAGGTCACGTTCCAGAATACGGGCAAACGCCTGGCCATCGTGCTGGACGAGAAGGTGCATTCGGCGCCCGTTATCCGCGACCGCATTCCGAATGGTCAGGCCGTGATTTCGGGCAATTTTACATCCGAAGAGGCAAACGACCTTTCGCTTGTTCTGCGTGCCGGCGCTTTGCCTGCGCCGGTCAAGATCATCGAAGAACGTACCGTCGGTCCGACTCTCGGCCAGGACTCAATTCAAAAAGGCGTGCGGGCCGGCCTTGTGGGCGCGCTGCTCGTCTTTATCTTCATGCCGCTGTATTACCTGATTGGGGGACTGATCGCGGATATCGGCCTGATCGTTTACTCGCTGATGATCCTGGGCTCGCTGGCTGCGTGCCATTCCTCGCTGACCCTTCCGGGTATTGCCGGCTTCATTTTGTCGATCGGCATGGCCGTTGACGCCAACATCCTGATTTCGGAAAGGATGCGCGAAGAAATGGAGCTGGGCAAGGGCGTGCGCGCCGCGATTTCCGCGGGCTACCACCGCGCGTTTGCCGCCATTCTGGACTCCAACATGACCACCTTCATCACGGCGGTCATCCTCTTTTTCATCGGCACCGGGCCGGTCAAAGGCTTTGCCGTCACGCTCGGCCTTGGTCAGATCGCGAGCATGTTCTCGTCGCTGACCGTCACTCGCGCGGTTTTCGATTTCCTGGCCTATCGCAATCCCAACATGAAGCTTCCCATGATGAAGCTGCTCGGCGTCACGGACATCCGCTTTTTGAAAGGCCGCTACCTGGCCTACGGGTTTTCGGTCCTCACGCTGGGGCTGGGCGTTTTCGCATTTACGTCACGGGGGCAGAGCAATTTCGGCGTGGAATTCACGGGAGGCACGCTCATCCAGATGAAATTCCAAAAAGCGATCGATGCCTCCGACCTGCGCGATGCCCTGGAGAAAAGCGGGGTCAGGGATCCTTCGCTGCAGCCTTACGGTAATCCGGACGACCATGAATTCGTCGTCAAGACCCGCGAGGCCGGCACGCAAAAAATCGAAGCGGCCATGAATTCGTTCGGCGACAATAAAGGCGAAATCATGCGGGTTGACGAAGTCGGTCCGACCGTCAGCGGTGACCTGAAGGTCAAGGCCCTGTGGGCGATTTTCTGGTCGTCGCTGGGCATTCTGGTCTACCTTGCCGTGCGCTTCGAGTGGAAATTCGCGACGGCCGCGGTCGTCGCGCTGCTGCACGACACGCTTTTTACGTTCGGCATGTACGTCATCAGCGGCCGCGAAATCAACCTCTCCACGGTGGCGGCGGTGCTGACGATCATGGGCTATTCGGTCAACGACACCATCATCACCTTTGACCGCGTGCGTGAAAACCTGAAAGCGGTCCGCAAAAAATCCTTTGCCGAAATCGTGGACCTCAGCATCAACCAGACGCTCGGCCGCACGATCCTGACCAGCTTGAACGTGCTGTTCGGCGCCCTGGCGCTGTTCCTCTTCGGCGGCGGCGGCATCAACGATTTCGCGTTCATCCTCTGCATCGGATTCTCCGTCGGCATTTACTCCACGGTGTTCGTGGCCTCGGCCCTTCTCGTGGACATGAAAGCGCGCAAATAGGCTCCAGGGGCGGGCCGCTCAAACGGTCCGCCCCTGTTTTTTGGTTCTTCCCTCCCGCATTTTGAGGTAAAATCCGTCCATGGATTTGCCTCTGGCTTCCGACCTTTCCTACAGTGCCCGTTTCCTCGAGCTCCTCAAACTCCGCGGCCTCAGCCGTCCCGAAGAGATCGAATCCTTTCTGAAGGCCGAACTGGACGCGCTTCTCGACCCCTTCGAGATGCGCGGCATGCGTGAGGCCTGCGACAGGATCCGCCGGGCCGCCGAAGCGGACGAAAAAATCTTCATTCATGGCGATTACGACGTGGACGGCGTGACCGGTGCCGCGATCGTGGCGCGCACGCTGGAGCTGCTGGGCCTGCGTCCGCGTGTTTTCCTGCCGCACCGCGCCGAAGACGGCTACGGCGTGAGCCTGCGCGCGATCCAGAATGCGGCGAAAGAAGGATTCAAAATCCTCATCACGGTCGACTGCGGCATCACGGCCCGCGAGCAAATCACCTTTGCCCGCGAAAACGGCATGGACGTCATCGTCATCGACCACCACAAGATTCCCGCCGAAGGCGTGCCGCCCGCGCACATGATCCTGAATCCCCTGCAATCCGATTGCGGCTATTCGTTCAAAGAACTTTCCGCCGCGGGCCTGGCCTTCAAATTGAGCCAGGCGCTTTTAGGAGAAAGGGCCTTTGCCTTTCTCGATCTTGCTGCCGTGTCCACGGTCTGCGACGTGGCGCCGCTCCGCCTGGAAAACCGCGTGATCGTAAAAAATGGGCTGAAACTTTTGTCGAGCCGGACGCACCTGGGATTTAAAGCCCTGGCCGAAGCCGCGAAGATGGGCCGGAAAGAAGTCGACGCCGGGCATATCGGTTTCGTGTTCGGGCCGCGCATCAATGCGGCAGGACGCATGAGCTCGCCGGAAATTTCGCTGCGCCTCCTCCTCACGGAAAGCGAAAAAGAGGCGAGAAGCCTGGCCGCGGCGCTCGAAGAGGAAAATAAGTGCCGGCAAAGGGAAGAGCGGCAGACGGTCAGGGAAGCGGTGAGCGACGTGGAACGCACCGTGAATTTCAGCCGCGACCGCGTGATCGTGGCCGCCAAGCGGGGCTGGCATCAGGGCGTCATCGGCATCGTGGCCGCGCGGCTTGTCGACAAATACCACCGGCCCGCGGTCGTCATCGCCATGGAAGAAAACGGCATCGGGAAGGGCTCCGGCCGCTCGATCAAACAGTTTAATCTTTATCAGGCGCTGGCCGAGTGCAAGGAGCTGTTCGAGGAATTTGGCGGGCATCCGCAGGCCGCGGGGCTTTCGATCAAGAACGAAAACGTGGACGCCTTCCGTAAGAAGATCAATGACTACGCGCGCGAAAGCACGGCCGCGGAAATTTTCATCCGCCAGATCGAAGCGGACATGGAACTGGTCTTCGGCGATTTGACGCCGGCCTTCCTGCGCGAGCTGGAGCTTCTGGAGCCGTACGGCATGGGAAATCCGCGTCCCGTTTTCATGACACGCGGCGCGGAAGTCAAAACCGCGCCCATGGGGCTGACACCCAGCCGCTTTCAGTTTTACGCAACCCACGGCAGTACGGTTTTCGAAGTTCAGGCTACCGAAATCGAAGAGTCACCGTCTTCAAGCCTCCTGCGCCGGCTGCAAAAGGGAAAAAACATCGAAATGGCTTATACCGTGAAGCGCAAGCTGTGGGACGGAGTCGAAAGAGTTATTCTGGAAGCGAAAGAGATCCGGCTGCTGGATGAAGGAGAGGGGAACGCTTAAGCGGCGGTTTTGGCCGCGGCAAGCTTCTGAAGAGCGGCTTTGCGATGACCCACGGCTTTTCTGACCTTGCCCGCCTGGAGGCAGGAGGCGCAGGCCCAAATGCTGCGGACCGTACCGTTCAAAAGAATCGCCTTCACCTTCTGGAGGTTGGGGAGAAAGCGGCGGCGCGTGATGCCGGTCGTCTTCTTACCGATACCGCCGGTCTTTTTGGCAAGACCGCGGCGGGCAATGGAACGGCCGACAATGGGTTTTTTATCGCAAACGAAACAGTGCTGCATAGGCCCAGCATTATAGCGGCAAGATCATCCTTGGCAAGCTGTTTTTTCTGTTATATACTCAACCCTCTCTACGAGGGGGCTTTATGAGAGATAAAGCGAAGGACGCCGCGGGTTTGAAAGCGGTGGAGTTTGAGTTTTTTGCTCCCGAAGCCAAGGAAGTTCGATTGGCGGGCGGTTTTAACCTCTGGAATCCTGAAGCGACCCCCCTCAAGAAGTCCAAGAACGGAAAGTGGAAGGCGACCTTGCATCTTGAGCCGGGCCGGTACGAATACCGGTTCTGGGTCGACGGGGACTGGCAAAACGACCAGCGTACCGTGGAATGCGTCCCCAACCCTTTCGGAACCTGGAATTGTGTTCTGACAGTTCAATAGCCGGGTTCCCAAATACCTAAACAACCATGAAAATCGTTTCCGTGGCGTCCGAAATGGCGCCGTACGCAAAAACTGGCGGCCTGGCCGATGTGGCGGGCTCACTCACGAAGGAACTCCGCTCGCTGGGGCACGAAGTCGCGGCCTTTCTGCCGCGCTACAAGAGCGTCCAGCTCGAGAAGTACAAATTCCAGCTCGTGATCGAGCGGCTGGAAATCGTGATCGGCAGCCAGCGCGAGACCTGCCGCGTTTTCCAGCGCGTGGACGACGGCGGCGTGACGGTCTACGTCATCGACCATCCCGAATATTTCCAGCGCGACAACCTCTACGGCACCGCGCTCGCCGACTATCCGGACAACGACACGCGCTTCACCTTTTTCCAGAAAGCCGTCCTCGA
Coding sequences within it:
- a CDS encoding HAD-IA family hydrolase — translated: MKQLIAYDLDGTLVDTRKDIVLSVNHMLESMGAPSMADRDVERCVGFGLRELVRRTLKTDDSKALERGAKIFRAHYEEHMMDHTRLYPGAKDVLEFFKGRRQAVLTNKPNPFSENMLAQLGTASYFCAVLTGDPGKPKKPDPTAFLELLDRERVPPSAALFVGDSGIDFETGRRAGVETVIITHGFVPENELKSLTPDHLVQSFEALLDLARKKSW
- a CDS encoding tRNA (adenine-N1)-methyltransferase, whose protein sequence is METIESAEIKTPAGLNPCIQEGDLVLLWFERKEVSYMVEVQRGKRVSVHVGKPLLADDWIGREFGSKVACDHGEGYLLRPTMMDLMMKASRESGIIYPKDAAYLMLRAGIKSGSKVLEIGTGSGSLTMALAQQVAPNGSVWSYDRRTDLPKNAYKNVMRAGLSANVVFCQREAAEPFSETGFDVVTLDIPQPWDEVAVVKAALKNGGHVVSLNPTFNQVEKMAEALRREGFLWVDCVELLERPILAREGKTRPVQRMVSHTEFLVFGIKAG
- a CDS encoding peptidoglycan-binding domain-containing protein, with the translated sequence MKKVFQLSFVAVLLGLGAFSSGCASKSSTNRQINALQAQIGVLTDEVVRLDEQLQTSRGMAQESANGGGEGAVGGTYRTPSGFELPSLKIQQALKGAGYYQGTVDGKIGPGTRKAIKAFQKDNGLTADGVVGRTTWNKLKVYASDVK
- a CDS encoding MEDS domain-containing protein produces the protein MQKIDFDGLHGVSAGKHLYQFYKNTEDYLRILTAYFAAGLEKGDACLWLASEKTGLEKVREAAEQMIPNAARHLAAGRLEIRSAESWYLTKGRFDEARAADNARVYIAEKREAGFKTFRGAGDMAAIPHQDWNSVWPYEKKIDAFVKGNLITGLCAYPILECAISDTRKVLELHDGVLVGKL
- a CDS encoding SpoIID/LytB domain-containing protein → MLSFFAYPFLFLAVSLWPFSSAPKPEIKKSSMVIPADLSQISHIRILVVENASSVKVNTVSPYQVWDGEGHKLFSGTKIVATTLRPAARGIQMGKQILPAHTVRIELTGGGEISVGDGRYAHAISVVRNPDGKLDVINEAPVEEYLKGVLPKEVSARWPPETLKAQAVAARTYALFKAIENKDEPYDVEADVKSQVYGGRHSEHPITNQAVEDTRGEVMTYQGKLFPGFFHSTCGGHTTRADAVWPIEKHPVLMGVACRFCQGSKHYRWSQKFTTAEIDAALKKMGFAISGLMNVAAVDFDTSGRADNFLIKYRFGQRKISAVDFRMFMGSYKFKSTIIKSIEPVEGGFVFKGRGWGHGVGLCQYGSKQLADLGYTYKQILDYYYPGQVLKHLDL
- the queA gene encoding tRNA preQ1(34) S-adenosylmethionine ribosyltransferase-isomerase QueA — encoded protein: MPVTLAEHSPAGETDRRLSSYDYDLPPELIAAHPPEKRTSARLMKIGRETGAVEHRRFGNVADFLKAGDVLVLNDTKVIPARLLGRRPTGGKVQALLLKETGPDRWEALLKPSGRIAKGQVLAFEGKGVTLEARVDDEPAEHGVRTLVFPDPDFRKKLEIVGHMPLPPYIEREDTDQDREDYQTVFARAEGAVAAPTAGLHFDKPLLETLRQKGVEIVFITLHTGYGTFQPVYEEDVTQHEMFEEFYSIDAAAAEKINAAKREKRRVIACGTTTVRALESAAREGSLQAGQGLTRIFIYPPYAFRVMDGLITNFHLPKSTLLMLVASFLGREKMMAAYHEAVREKYAFYSYGDAMVIL
- the tgt gene encoding tRNA guanosine(34) transglycosylase Tgt; this translates as MIEEGKLKLAEPGFGYELETRSPEGHARAGRVRTPHGEFETPVFMPVGTQATVKGLLPRDIEDTGAQIILSNAYHLYIRPGIDIIKKLGGLHRFMGWNRPILTDSGGYQVFSLSRLRQIAEEGVRFHSHFDGREIFLTPESVMEIQEALGSDIAMIFDECPPPTRDKERVKKACGITYRWAQRAKKRHRLPGQALFGIVQGGIFPDLRRESLDQMLEIGFDGYALGGLCVGESKEDTRRVLQEIVPRMPEDKPRYMMGVGTPIDFLEAVDAGADMFDCVNPTRYGRNGTAFTATGLCVVRNGKYNEDPDPIEEGCACYACRHFSKGYLRHLFNAEEMLGPQLVSIHNVHFFVTFLKKIREAILAGTFRSFQKNFLNNFDPECR
- the yajC gene encoding preprotein translocase subunit YajC, yielding MFEQIAYAAETAAQPAGQAASPIALFFPFFIVFGIMYFLVWRPQQKQRKDTDKMIEELKKGDKIITAGGILGVVTSIQKDYVVMKVGDNDSTKMEVLKSAVTGLRE
- the secD gene encoding protein translocase subunit SecD — its product is MGKYYKWKVLLIIVVSAVSIWLAYPPSQKINLGLDLQGGMQLLLQVELDKVPQEARKDATERVTEIIRNRIDELGVREPTITKQGSQYVVVQLPGVTDRERAKQIVGKTAHLEFKLVEDDPDLNKKADEGNVPQGYELREVQENNGGSSNLLLKSDALLTGDHLTNAWVGFGQLGEANVQIQFDKAGAKQFDQVTFQNTGKRLAIVLDEKVHSAPVIRDRIPNGQAVISGNFTSEEANDLSLVLRAGALPAPVKIIEERTVGPTLGQDSIQKGVRAGLVGALLVFIFMPLYYLIGGLIADIGLIVYSLMILGSLAACHSSLTLPGIAGFILSIGMAVDANILISERMREEMELGKGVRAAISAGYHRAFAAILDSNMTTFITAVILFFIGTGPVKGFAVTLGLGQIASMFSSLTVTRAVFDFLAYRNPNMKLPMMKLLGVTDIRFLKGRYLAYGFSVLTLGLGVFAFTSRGQSNFGVEFTGGTLIQMKFQKAIDASDLRDALEKSGVRDPSLQPYGNPDDHEFVVKTREAGTQKIEAAMNSFGDNKGEIMRVDEVGPTVSGDLKVKALWAIFWSSLGILVYLAVRFEWKFATAAVVALLHDTLFTFGMYVISGREINLSTVAAVLTIMGYSVNDTIITFDRVRENLKAVRKKSFAEIVDLSINQTLGRTILTSLNVLFGALALFLFGGGGINDFAFILCIGFSVGIYSTVFVASALLVDMKARK